Proteins from one Bradyrhizobium roseum genomic window:
- the rsfS gene encoding ribosome silencing factor, with protein sequence MKAQPDADKTLNMILSRLDDMKAEETVTIDLRGKSAFSDYMIVTSGRANRHVGAIAENVTKALKENGIRNIHVEGLPNCDWVLIDSGDVVVHVFRPEVREFYNLERLWTQNPAAAAI encoded by the coding sequence TTGAAGGCGCAACCCGACGCCGACAAGACGCTGAACATGATCCTCTCCCGCCTCGACGATATGAAGGCGGAAGAAACGGTCACCATCGACCTTCGCGGCAAATCCGCCTTTTCCGACTACATGATCGTCACGTCAGGCCGGGCCAACCGGCACGTCGGCGCGATCGCGGAAAACGTCACCAAAGCCCTGAAGGAAAACGGCATCAGGAACATCCATGTCGAGGGCTTGCCCAATTGCGACTGGGTGCTGATCGATTCCGGCGATGTGGTCGTGCACGTGTTCAGGCCCGAGGTGCGGGAATTCTACAATCTCGAGAGATTGTGGACGCAGAACCCGGCGGCGGCGGCGATCTGA